The Fictibacillus arsenicus genome contains a region encoding:
- the leuC gene encoding 3-isopropylmalate dehydratase large subunit, whose product MGKTIIDKLWESHVVAKEVNKPDLLYIDLHLLHEVTSPQAFAGLREKNRKVRRPDLCFATMDHNIPTVDRFNIKDETSRLQVQTLEKNCEEFEIKLEGLDSLQQGIVHVIGPELGLTLPGKTIVCGDSHTSTHGAFGALAFGIGTSEVEHVLATQTLWQNKPKQMNVKIEGELGYGVTAKDVILWFIANYGTNAGTGYIIEFSGSTVRDFAMEERMTLCNMSIEAGAKASVIAPDEKTFNYIQGKTYAPKESEFNEKCEDWKKLVSDSNAVFDHVIEINASDIEPMITWGTTPSMCLPISGQIPSAESSISIEEKQSIESALSYMGFHGHERLEDVEVQHVFIGSCTNSRLSDLIEASAVVEGQKVHPNVRAIVVPGSQSVKREAESLGIHKVFQYAGFEWRDSGCSMCLGMNDDIVPEGERCASTSNRNFAGRQGKGARTHLVSPIMAAAAAINGKFTDVRSMLQSKNPEVDRYVGI is encoded by the coding sequence TTGGGTAAAACAATAATAGATAAATTATGGGAAAGTCATGTTGTAGCAAAAGAAGTGAATAAACCCGACCTCTTATATATTGATCTGCATCTGCTTCATGAAGTCACTTCTCCACAGGCGTTTGCCGGTTTAAGAGAAAAGAACAGGAAGGTAAGAAGACCAGATCTATGTTTCGCCACTATGGATCATAATATCCCGACTGTAGACCGGTTCAATATTAAAGATGAGACCTCTCGCCTTCAAGTTCAGACGCTCGAAAAAAACTGTGAAGAATTTGAGATTAAACTGGAAGGACTTGATTCCCTTCAGCAAGGAATCGTTCATGTAATCGGTCCTGAACTGGGGTTGACTCTTCCAGGGAAAACGATCGTTTGCGGTGACAGCCATACCTCTACACATGGAGCATTTGGAGCGCTTGCCTTTGGAATTGGCACGAGTGAAGTAGAACATGTTCTGGCTACGCAAACGCTTTGGCAGAACAAACCAAAGCAGATGAACGTAAAGATTGAAGGAGAGCTGGGCTATGGGGTTACAGCAAAGGATGTAATATTATGGTTTATCGCCAATTACGGTACAAATGCAGGAACAGGCTACATCATTGAATTTTCAGGGAGTACGGTTCGTGATTTTGCGATGGAAGAAAGAATGACGCTTTGTAATATGTCAATTGAAGCAGGTGCAAAGGCTTCTGTTATTGCGCCGGACGAAAAAACGTTCAACTATATTCAGGGAAAAACATATGCACCAAAAGAAAGTGAGTTTAACGAAAAATGCGAGGATTGGAAAAAGCTTGTTTCAGATAGTAATGCAGTATTTGATCATGTAATCGAAATTAATGCTTCTGACATTGAACCTATGATTACATGGGGAACTACTCCATCTATGTGCCTGCCGATAAGCGGGCAGATTCCCTCTGCAGAATCTTCTATTTCAATAGAAGAAAAGCAATCGATAGAGAGCGCGCTCTCTTATATGGGTTTTCATGGCCATGAAAGGTTAGAAGATGTAGAGGTACAGCATGTTTTTATCGGGTCATGCACGAACTCCAGATTAAGTGATTTAATAGAAGCTTCAGCTGTCGTTGAAGGTCAAAAGGTTCATCCTAATGTGAGGGCTATCGTTGTACCGGGGTCACAATCGGTAAAACGGGAAGCTGAAAGTCTAGGGATTCATAAGGTTTTCCAGTATGCAGGTTTTGAATGGCGGGACTCTGGATGCTCCATGTGTTTAGGGATGAATGATGACATTGTTCCTGAAGGGGAAAGATGCGCATCTACTTCAAACCGGAATTTTGCCGGAAGACAAGGAAAAGGAGCAAGAACGCATCTCGTTAGCCCCATTATGGCTGCAGCCGCTGCGATTAACGGTAAATTTACGGATGTCCGATCAATGCTGCAATCAAAAAATCCGGAGGTGGACCGATATGTCGGGATTTAA
- the leuB gene encoding 3-isopropylmalate dehydrogenase, which translates to MKKKITVLPGDGIGPEVMKGALQVLEGVAARFGHEFQTTEKRFGGTAIDQDGKPLPDDTLETCKNSDAVLLGAVGGPKWDSQTVRPEQGLLALRKELNVFANLRPVTVFPGLENLSPLKSNRVKGADFVFVRELTGGIYFSEPKTRDEKHAVDTLSYTREEITRIIEKAYELARVRRKKVTSVDKANVLETSKLWREIVEETAKKYSDVETEHLLVDYAAMRMISSPSSFDVVVTENMFGDILSDEASVIPGSLGMMPSASISQKGPGLYEPIHGSAPDIAGSGKANPIGMILSTAMMLRHSFKLEKEAAAVELAVFETLQAGYRTQDIYDGTGNLVSTKEMVNQIHFRMIEDSTSATLLEVYV; encoded by the coding sequence ATGAAAAAGAAGATAACAGTTTTGCCTGGTGACGGAATCGGTCCTGAAGTGATGAAGGGTGCTCTGCAAGTATTAGAAGGTGTTGCTGCAAGATTCGGCCACGAATTTCAAACAACAGAAAAACGGTTTGGAGGTACAGCCATTGACCAAGATGGCAAACCTCTGCCTGACGATACTTTAGAAACTTGTAAAAATAGTGATGCTGTTCTGTTAGGAGCAGTTGGAGGACCTAAATGGGACAGTCAAACTGTAAGACCTGAACAAGGACTTTTGGCATTAAGAAAAGAATTGAATGTGTTTGCCAATTTAAGACCTGTTACAGTCTTTCCTGGTCTTGAAAATCTATCTCCCCTTAAATCAAACAGAGTTAAAGGTGCGGATTTTGTATTTGTAAGAGAATTAACGGGCGGAATCTACTTTTCAGAGCCGAAAACAAGAGACGAAAAACATGCTGTTGATACGCTTTCTTATACGAGAGAAGAGATCACGAGAATTATTGAAAAAGCGTATGAATTGGCGAGAGTGAGAAGAAAAAAAGTTACTTCAGTTGATAAAGCGAATGTTCTGGAGACTAGTAAGCTGTGGAGAGAAATCGTTGAAGAAACAGCAAAGAAATACAGCGATGTTGAAACAGAGCATTTACTAGTTGACTACGCAGCAATGAGGATGATCAGCAGTCCTTCAAGTTTTGATGTTGTCGTAACTGAAAATATGTTTGGTGACATTTTATCTGATGAAGCATCTGTTATTCCAGGATCTCTTGGCATGATGCCTTCTGCTTCGATCAGTCAAAAGGGTCCTGGCCTGTATGAACCGATTCACGGTTCGGCACCCGATATTGCAGGAAGCGGGAAAGCAAATCCTATTGGGATGATTTTAAGTACAGCCATGATGCTTCGCCACTCGTTCAAGCTCGAAAAAGAAGCTGCTGCTGTGGAACTGGCAGTTTTTGAAACATTGCAAGCAGGTTACCGGACGCAAGATATTTATGATGGAACGGGCAATCTTGTTTCTACGAAAGAGATGGTTAATCAGATTCATTTCAGGATGATTGAAGACTCAACAAGCGCAACACTGCTTGAGGTGTATGTGTAA